From one Cyanobacterium stanieri PCC 7202 genomic stretch:
- a CDS encoding RNA polymerase, sigma 70 subunit, RpoD subfamily (PFAM: Sigma-70, region 4; Sigma-70 region 3; Sigma-70 region 2; Sigma-70 factor, region 1.2~TIGRFAM: RNA polymerase sigma factor, sigma-70 family; RNA polymerase sigma factor, cyanobacterial RpoD-like family~COGs: COG0568 DNA-directed RNA polymerase sigma subunit (sigma70/sigma32)~InterProIPR017848:IPR014284:IPR009042:IPR007627:IPR 007624:IPR007630:IPR000943:IPR005479~KEGG: cyc:PCC7424_2825 RNA polymerase sigma factor~PFAM: sigma-70 region 3 domain protein; sigma-70 region 2 domain protein; sigma-70 region 1.2; sigma-70 region 4 domain protein~SPTR: RNA polymerase sigma factor;~TIGRFAM: RNA polymerase sigma factor; RNA polymerase sigma factor, sigma-70 family) produces the protein MPTAKLNGMDKKKVNTVDMVRTYLQEIGKVPLLSHEQEIVFGKQVQIMMSLYAQKEELAENLDREPTLEEWAQAAEKTPAELKKLIHQGKRAKQKMIEANLRLVVAIAKKYQKRNMEFLDLIQEGSLGLERGVEKFDPTKGFKFSTYAYWWIRQAITRAIAQQARTIRLPIHITEKLNKIKKTQRELSQKLGRSPNQSEIANALDLEPSQIREYFSIARQPISLDVKVGDNQDTELSELLEDEGLSPDKYITQELMRQDLHKLLDELTTQQQEVVRLRFGLDDGKELSLAKIGQRMGISRERVRQLEQQALAHLRKKRGSVKEYIVTG, from the coding sequence ATGCCCACTGCCAAACTAAACGGAATGGACAAGAAAAAAGTTAATACTGTAGATATGGTGCGTACCTATCTACAAGAAATTGGAAAAGTCCCCCTTTTGAGTCATGAGCAAGAAATTGTTTTTGGGAAACAAGTGCAAATCATGATGTCTTTGTACGCCCAAAAAGAAGAACTAGCCGAAAACCTTGACCGTGAACCGACTTTAGAGGAGTGGGCCCAGGCTGCGGAAAAAACCCCTGCAGAATTGAAAAAACTTATTCACCAAGGAAAACGAGCGAAACAAAAAATGATCGAGGCGAATTTACGCCTAGTGGTTGCCATTGCCAAGAAATACCAAAAAAGAAATATGGAATTTCTCGATCTCATCCAAGAAGGTAGCCTCGGTTTAGAAAGAGGAGTGGAAAAATTTGACCCTACCAAAGGTTTCAAATTCTCTACCTATGCTTACTGGTGGATTCGTCAAGCCATTACAAGGGCGATCGCACAACAAGCCAGAACTATCCGCCTACCAATTCATATTACCGAAAAATTAAATAAAATCAAGAAAACCCAAAGGGAATTATCCCAAAAATTAGGTAGAAGCCCCAACCAGAGCGAAATCGCCAACGCCCTTGATTTAGAACCCTCTCAAATCAGAGAATATTTCAGCATTGCCCGTCAACCCATCTCCCTAGACGTAAAAGTCGGCGACAATCAAGATACTGAATTGTCCGAACTATTGGAAGATGAAGGGTTATCCCCCGACAAATACATCACCCAAGAATTAATGCGTCAAGACTTACACAAACTTCTTGACGAATTGACCACCCAACAGCAGGAAGTCGTCAGACTACGATTTGGGCTAGATGATGGCAAAGAATTATCCCTTGCCAAAATTGGGCAAAGAATGGGCATCAGCCGAGAAAGGGTAAGACAACTAGAACAACAAGCCCTCGCCCATCTACGCAAAAAACGGGGTAGCGTCAAAGAATATATTGTTACAGGCTAA